Proteins encoded by one window of Nisaea sp.:
- a CDS encoding ArgE/DapE family deacylase, giving the protein MPEQSVAAEIIRAVDAGFDEQLQLSQELVRCPSTRGQEASAQDLMARAARDFGYAVDMWHIDPDEIAKHPGFSPVDVSYENALTVVASWRPENPKGRSLILNGHVDVVPIGPEKMWTRAPFGAEIDGDWMYGRGAGDMKTGTVSALFAMEALKRAGYRPGGIVHFESVIEEECTGNGALSTLVRGYKADAVLIPEPTGETFTQAQVGVVWMRVKVAGIPVHVAHAGSGQNAIEACIPLWSALHALEDEWNLPENKHPAFKDNPHPLNVVISQIEGGDWTSSVPAWCTFEVRVGLYPGVDPATIQARLTETIANASKSHTFLANNPPEIEWQGFLSPGYEVPEGTPGEPLLDRCHETVFGAPLGRRSSTALTDSRFHGLYNQTPSYVYGAIAENVHGFDERVNLPSVRRVTAAMALFIADWCGLEKI; this is encoded by the coding sequence ATGCCCGAACAATCAGTTGCAGCCGAAATCATACGTGCCGTCGATGCAGGTTTCGATGAGCAGCTACAGCTTAGCCAGGAGCTGGTGCGCTGCCCCTCGACGCGCGGGCAGGAAGCGTCGGCGCAGGATCTGATGGCCCGTGCCGCACGGGATTTCGGCTATGCCGTGGACATGTGGCATATCGATCCCGACGAGATTGCCAAACATCCCGGATTTTCACCCGTCGATGTCTCTTACGAGAATGCCCTGACCGTCGTCGCTTCCTGGCGGCCGGAAAATCCGAAAGGCAGATCGCTGATCCTGAACGGGCATGTGGACGTGGTCCCGATCGGGCCGGAGAAGATGTGGACCCGGGCACCGTTCGGCGCCGAGATCGACGGCGACTGGATGTATGGCCGTGGCGCCGGGGACATGAAGACCGGCACCGTCAGCGCGCTTTTTGCCATGGAAGCCCTGAAGCGTGCGGGCTACCGCCCGGGCGGCATCGTGCATTTCGAGTCGGTGATCGAAGAGGAATGCACCGGCAATGGCGCGCTCTCGACGCTGGTGCGGGGCTACAAGGCCGATGCGGTACTGATCCCGGAGCCGACTGGTGAGACCTTCACGCAAGCGCAGGTTGGCGTGGTCTGGATGCGGGTCAAGGTCGCCGGCATTCCGGTCCATGTCGCCCATGCGGGCAGCGGCCAGAACGCGATCGAGGCCTGCATCCCTCTCTGGAGCGCCCTGCACGCGCTTGAGGACGAATGGAATCTGCCGGAGAACAAGCACCCGGCCTTCAAGGACAACCCCCACCCACTGAATGTGGTGATCTCGCAGATCGAGGGTGGCGACTGGACCTCCAGCGTCCCGGCATGGTGCACCTTCGAAGTTCGCGTCGGGCTCTATCCGGGCGTCGATCCGGCGACCATCCAGGCCCGGCTGACGGAGACGATTGCCAATGCCTCGAAGTCCCACACCTTCCTGGCGAACAATCCGCCGGAAATCGAATGGCAGGGTTTCCTGTCACCGGGATACGAAGTGCCGGAAGGAACGCCGGGCGAGCCCCTGCTCGACCGCTGCCATGAAACAGTGTTCGGAGCACCGCTCGGACGCCGATCGTCGACTGCGCTGACGGATTCGCGCTTCCATGGCCTCTATAACCAGACGCCGAGCTATGTCTATGGAGCGATCGCGGAGAACGTGCACGGCTTCGACGAGCGGGTGAACCTGCCTTCAGTCCGCCGGGTGACGGCGGCCATGGCTCTGTTCATCGCCGACTGGTGTGGGCTGGAAAAGATCTAG
- the rpmB gene encoding 50S ribosomal protein L28, with the protein MARRCEITGKGVQTGNNVSHANNRSRRRFLPNLQQTSLMSDALGKMVRLRLTTHAIRSIEHNGGLDAYMLKAKNAQLGLEARALKRRIVKAAAAKAAA; encoded by the coding sequence ATGGCGCGTCGTTGCGAAATCACCGGTAAGGGTGTCCAGACCGGCAACAATGTGAGCCACGCGAACAACAGGTCGCGCCGCCGGTTTCTGCCGAACCTGCAGCAGACCTCGCTGATGAGCGATGCGCTCGGCAAGATGGTCCGCCTGCGTCTGACCACGCATGCGATCCGGTCCATCGAACATAATGGCGGCCTTGATGCCTACATGCTGAAAGCGAAGAACGCGCAGCTCGGCCTCGAAGCCCGCGCGCTGAAGCGCCGCATCGTGAAGGCTGCTGCCGCAAAAGCCGCTGCCTAA
- a CDS encoding Lrp/AsnC family transcriptional regulator, translating to MSANGEGQLDKVGWQLLRVLQEDARLSFSELGRRVGLSSPAIAERVRRMEDAGIITGYRTTVNPDKLGYPTTAFIHLKTSGEHYNKIATVAHTLSEVLECHHVTGQDSYMIKVIVSSMVHLEHVISQMRKYGETTTSIVLSSPVKGKMIAAGPSVRVGPAMPPMFLVENE from the coding sequence ATGAGTGCGAACGGTGAGGGACAACTGGATAAGGTTGGCTGGCAATTGCTGCGTGTCTTGCAGGAGGACGCCCGGCTTTCCTTCAGTGAACTTGGCCGCAGGGTCGGCTTGTCGTCTCCTGCCATCGCTGAGCGGGTCCGCCGGATGGAGGATGCTGGGATCATCACCGGCTACCGGACCACGGTGAATCCGGACAAGCTCGGATATCCGACAACGGCCTTCATTCATCTGAAGACCTCGGGCGAGCACTATAACAAGATCGCGACTGTTGCTCACACATTGAGCGAAGTGCTCGAGTGCCACCATGTCACCGGGCAGGACAGTTACATGATCAAGGTGATTGTCTCCTCGATGGTGCATCTGGAGCATGTGATCTCCCAGATGCGTAAGTACGGCGAGACGACAACCTCCATCGTTCTGTCTTCGCCGGTGAAAGGCAAGATGATCGCGGCCGGGCCGAGCGTCAGGGTCGGGCCTGCCATGCCGCCGATGTTCCTGGTCGAGAACGAGTAG
- a CDS encoding ribbon-helix-helix domain-containing protein: protein MARVIGSDRIRKNVTIGHRRTSVSLEAQVWNGLSDICKRESIGMDGLCTMVAERRQESSMSSALRVFLLTYFRLVVDNIEDALSAAPAPGLGESRQEPIPGYLDIALQRFAVEQKQYALSDQGPGDTAH from the coding sequence GTGGCACGCGTAATAGGGAGCGACCGGATCAGGAAGAACGTCACGATCGGTCATAGACGCACAAGCGTCAGTTTGGAAGCTCAAGTCTGGAATGGCCTCTCCGATATCTGCAAGAGAGAATCGATCGGCATGGACGGGCTTTGTACCATGGTTGCCGAGCGACGGCAGGAATCGAGCATGTCATCCGCATTGCGCGTCTTCCTGCTGACATATTTCCGTCTGGTTGTGGATAATATCGAGGATGCGCTAAGCGCAGCCCCGGCACCGGGATTAGGCGAAAGCAGGCAGGAACCGATTCCCGGCTATCTCGACATCGCCCTGCAGCGCTTTGCCGTCGAGCAAAAGCAATACGCGCTCAGCGATCAGGGTCCCGGAGACACCGCCCACTAG
- a CDS encoding TIGR01459 family HAD-type hydrolase, translated as MTTPLSAFAEIADRYDGFIFDVWGTLYDGGNAFPEALETVRALAGMEKKLLVLSNSPRIPAIVGERLTGIGFDLAWFSEIVTSGGMVADIVGGRRDAEAAALGERVLWLGRGRFPDTVPDGSFTVVESVEEADWILNAGPDGPESRLEDYESQLSGSVARNLPMICANPDKSVIHGGARHICAGAMAERYEVMGGAVRYFGKPYPEIFARCLDRIGLPAERVLVVGDNLETDILGANRTGIDSLLLGCGIHAAALAETADAGEGLDALTTSHGARPTYFSDVLAW; from the coding sequence ATGACCACGCCTTTGTCCGCCTTTGCCGAGATCGCCGACCGTTATGACGGGTTCATCTTCGATGTCTGGGGCACGCTTTATGACGGCGGAAACGCTTTCCCGGAGGCACTTGAAACCGTCAGGGCTCTGGCCGGCATGGAGAAGAAGTTGCTGGTGTTGTCCAACTCGCCGCGCATTCCCGCCATTGTCGGCGAGCGTCTGACGGGCATCGGGTTCGATCTGGCCTGGTTCAGCGAAATCGTCACTTCCGGCGGCATGGTGGCGGATATTGTTGGCGGTCGGCGCGATGCGGAAGCGGCGGCACTTGGCGAGCGGGTGTTGTGGCTGGGCCGGGGCCGTTTCCCGGACACGGTGCCGGACGGCTCCTTCACCGTGGTGGAGAGCGTCGAGGAAGCGGACTGGATTTTGAACGCGGGGCCGGACGGCCCGGAATCCCGCCTGGAAGATTATGAAAGCCAGCTATCGGGCTCCGTTGCGCGTAATCTGCCAATGATCTGCGCCAATCCGGACAAGTCGGTCATTCATGGCGGTGCGCGGCATATCTGTGCCGGTGCAATGGCGGAACGGTATGAGGTAATGGGCGGCGCGGTCCGCTATTTCGGCAAACCCTATCCAGAGATCTTCGCACGCTGTCTCGACCGTATCGGTCTCCCGGCGGAGCGTGTCCTGGTCGTCGGCGATAATCTGGAGACAGATATTCTCGGCGCCAACCGCACGGGTATCGACAGCCTGCTGCTGGGCTGCGGTATTCATGCCGCAGCGCTCGCAGAAACTGCTGACGCCGGCGAAGGTCTTGATGCATTGACCACAAGCCATGGCGCACGCCCGACTTACTTCTCGGACGTGCTTGCCTGGTGA
- a CDS encoding EAL domain-containing protein, giving the protein MRHVLIVSFYLFPAIAIAVLAPVIPFIGMPGWGAGLLLLTVASLVHMGMSVKASRESSERQLEVLAHELAVTRHDLDAAREEVSAIRETIEAMPDSGHVVSELKVLQGLLGQLSAKAPDKPKPKPAAAAKQKPKEDAGLPAVAAASGASEPLLLIDDDEVLTIVEQALREDRVDLYLQPIVSLPQRKRKFYECFSRIVDDRGRVIMPEQYIPVAESAGLVAVIDNMLLFRCIQLVRRAVRGQPGLAFFCNISDSSLTDVDFFTDFIEFLSDNQKLTPNLLFEFEQEAIVNPTYETQVNLQRLQDLGFHFSLDQVRTLDLDLPHLADLGFKYIKVGAHMLHELARGDDPQLDMGRFKGALDRCAMDLIVEKIESEDMLRDLLDLKIDFGQGYLFGEPRPTTAPAK; this is encoded by the coding sequence TTGCGTCACGTCCTGATCGTTAGCTTCTATCTGTTTCCCGCCATCGCGATTGCGGTACTGGCGCCGGTTATCCCGTTCATCGGTATGCCGGGATGGGGGGCAGGTCTGCTCCTGCTCACCGTCGCGAGCCTCGTGCATATGGGGATGTCGGTGAAGGCCTCCCGGGAATCCTCTGAGCGTCAGCTGGAGGTGCTGGCGCACGAGCTGGCCGTCACCCGGCATGATCTGGATGCCGCGCGTGAGGAAGTTTCCGCCATCCGGGAGACCATAGAAGCCATGCCGGACAGCGGACATGTGGTGTCCGAGCTGAAGGTTCTGCAGGGCCTGCTTGGACAGCTTTCCGCGAAGGCGCCGGATAAACCCAAACCGAAACCCGCCGCGGCCGCCAAACAGAAGCCGAAAGAAGATGCGGGGCTACCCGCTGTTGCCGCCGCATCCGGGGCGAGCGAGCCGCTGCTGCTGATCGACGATGACGAGGTGCTGACCATCGTGGAGCAGGCGCTCCGGGAAGACCGGGTCGATCTCTATCTCCAGCCGATCGTCAGCCTGCCGCAGCGCAAGCGGAAATTCTACGAATGCTTCTCCCGTATCGTCGATGATCGCGGCCGGGTTATCATGCCGGAGCAGTATATTCCGGTCGCTGAATCAGCCGGACTGGTCGCCGTCATCGATAATATGCTGCTGTTCCGCTGCATTCAGCTGGTGCGCCGGGCCGTGCGCGGGCAGCCGGGTCTCGCCTTTTTCTGCAACATCTCCGACAGCTCGCTGACGGATGTCGACTTCTTCACCGACTTCATCGAATTCCTGAGCGACAATCAGAAGCTGACGCCGAACCTGCTTTTCGAATTCGAGCAGGAAGCGATCGTCAATCCGACCTACGAGACTCAGGTCAATCTGCAGCGTTTGCAGGATCTGGGCTTCCATTTCTCGCTCGACCAGGTGCGTACGCTGGATCTCGATCTGCCGCATCTGGCGGATCTCGGCTTCAAATACATCAAGGTCGGAGCGCATATGCTGCATGAGCTGGCCCGGGGCGACGATCCGCAGCTCGACATGGGACGCTTCAAGGGCGCTCTCGACCGGTGCGCCATGGACCTGATTGTCGAGAAGATCGAGTCCGAGGACATGTTGCGCGACCTGCTCGATCTAAAAATCGACTTCGGTCAGGGCTATCTGTTCGGAGAGCCTCGGCCGACCACCGCCCCCGCCAAATAA
- a CDS encoding quinone-dependent dihydroorotate dehydrogenase: MLADLALPLLRCLDPETAHRLTVRALSAGLGPSTGGWVPDARLGQSLFGLRFPHPVGIAAGFDKDAEAFAGALKLGAAFVEVGTMTPRPQPGNPRPRLFRLPEDGAVINRNGFNNNGLEAGAARLARRDRTQGIVGANVGANKGVETPESDYAAGVRATARLADYITINVSSPNTPGLRDLQAPGPLRELLRAAKAARVDVTGETGPAILLKIAPDLDDAQLEGIVGVVLDEGIDGMIVSNTTIARPASLKGGSKGEMGGLSGAPLFEPSTAILAKTYRLTGGKLPLIGVGGIDSGAAAYTKIKAGASLVQLYTALIYKGPGLVRRIAEELGTLLERDGCSSVTEVIGVEAGATP, from the coding sequence ATGCTGGCTGATCTTGCCCTTCCCCTGCTGCGCTGCCTCGATCCAGAGACCGCACACCGTCTTACCGTTCGGGCCTTGTCCGCCGGGCTCGGCCCGTCCACGGGCGGCTGGGTGCCGGATGCACGCCTCGGGCAATCCCTGTTCGGCCTGCGCTTTCCGCACCCGGTCGGTATTGCCGCCGGGTTCGACAAGGATGCGGAAGCCTTTGCCGGCGCCCTGAAGCTTGGCGCCGCTTTTGTGGAAGTCGGCACCATGACGCCGCGCCCGCAGCCGGGCAATCCGCGCCCAAGGCTGTTCCGCTTGCCGGAGGATGGCGCCGTCATCAATCGAAACGGTTTCAATAACAACGGCCTTGAAGCCGGAGCGGCCCGCCTCGCACGCCGTGACCGGACGCAAGGTATCGTCGGGGCCAATGTCGGCGCCAACAAGGGTGTGGAGACACCGGAGAGCGATTATGCGGCAGGCGTCCGGGCGACAGCGCGGCTCGCCGATTACATCACCATCAACGTCTCCTCGCCAAACACGCCCGGTCTGCGGGATTTGCAGGCGCCAGGGCCGTTGCGCGAGTTGCTGAGAGCGGCAAAGGCCGCGCGGGTGGATGTTACGGGCGAAACCGGTCCGGCAATCCTGCTGAAAATTGCTCCCGATCTGGACGATGCGCAGCTTGAGGGGATCGTCGGCGTTGTGCTGGATGAGGGGATCGACGGGATGATCGTCTCCAACACGACCATTGCCCGTCCCGCGAGCCTGAAAGGCGGGAGCAAGGGGGAGATGGGGGGGCTCAGCGGAGCGCCGCTGTTCGAGCCTTCGACAGCGATCCTGGCAAAGACCTATCGGCTGACTGGCGGAAAGCTCCCTCTGATCGGCGTCGGCGGCATCGATTCGGGGGCGGCTGCCTATACCAAGATCAAGGCCGGTGCCTCTCTCGTTCAGCTCTACACCGCTTTGATATATAAAGGACCGGGTCTCGTTCGACGGATTGCCGAGGAGCTTGGCACGCTGCTTGAACGGGACGGTTGTTCCTCCGTTACGGAGGTTATTGGCGTGGAGGCCGGGGCCACGCCCTGA
- a CDS encoding DUF952 domain-containing protein, which produces MTQQAPFRWIYHLSRRADWDRAKAAGSYEGSREDTADGFLHFSTALQVVGSAAKHRSGESGLVLLEVDSAVLGEPLKWEPARGGELFPHLYGPLPASAVVAEFDLPLGEDGLHVFPAMKAE; this is translated from the coding sequence ATGACACAGCAAGCACCATTCAGGTGGATTTACCACCTCTCGCGCCGGGCCGACTGGGATCGTGCCAAGGCAGCCGGTTCCTACGAAGGCTCCCGTGAGGATACGGCCGACGGATTTTTGCATTTCTCGACGGCACTTCAGGTCGTCGGAAGTGCGGCGAAGCATCGCAGCGGAGAGTCCGGTCTCGTACTGCTCGAGGTGGACAGCGCGGTTCTCGGTGAGCCCCTGAAGTGGGAGCCGGCCCGTGGCGGGGAGCTGTTCCCGCATCTTTACGGCCCGTTGCCGGCCAGTGCTGTTGTCGCCGAATTCGATCTGCCGCTGGGCGAGGACGGTTTGCATGTCTTCCCCGCGATGAAGGCGGAGTAG
- a CDS encoding branched-chain amino acid aminotransferase, with protein MKSLTYLDGEWQEGNPPVLGPATLATWLGSVIFDGARSFEGTAPDLDRHCQRACASAEKMGMKSPVSAEEIERLAREGIAKFPADTALYIKPLMWAEDGWIYPDPATTRFMLHIFESPLPEPKGFSAHISSRRRAAPDQAPTDAKAACLYPNAGRALREANEAGFDNAIMLDPVGNVAEFATSNVFMAKDGVVRTPVPNGTFLNGITRQRIIKLLREDGVTVEEATVTPKDLREADELWSTGNHAKVTPVSRFEDREMQPGPIAARCRELYWGYAKKNAAL; from the coding sequence ATGAAGTCGCTGACGTATCTCGATGGCGAATGGCAAGAAGGCAATCCGCCGGTTCTCGGCCCGGCAACCCTCGCAACCTGGCTCGGGTCGGTGATTTTCGACGGCGCCCGGTCCTTTGAGGGGACCGCGCCGGACCTCGACCGGCATTGCCAGCGCGCCTGCGCCTCGGCAGAAAAGATGGGCATGAAGTCCCCGGTCAGCGCCGAGGAGATCGAACGCCTGGCCCGCGAGGGTATCGCCAAATTCCCGGCCGACACCGCGCTCTATATCAAGCCGCTGATGTGGGCCGAGGATGGCTGGATCTATCCGGACCCGGCAACCACGCGCTTCATGCTGCATATCTTCGAATCGCCACTGCCGGAGCCGAAGGGCTTTTCCGCCCATATCTCCAGCCGGCGCCGTGCGGCCCCGGATCAGGCGCCGACCGATGCCAAGGCCGCCTGCCTTTATCCGAATGCCGGTCGGGCCCTGCGCGAAGCAAACGAAGCCGGGTTCGATAATGCCATCATGCTGGATCCGGTCGGCAACGTGGCCGAATTCGCCACCTCCAACGTCTTCATGGCGAAGGACGGCGTGGTGAGAACGCCGGTGCCGAACGGAACCTTCCTGAACGGCATTACCCGCCAGCGCATCATCAAGCTGTTGCGTGAGGATGGCGTGACCGTTGAGGAAGCGACCGTCACCCCGAAGGACCTGCGGGAAGCAGATGAGCTCTGGTCCACCGGCAACCATGCCAAGGTCACCCCGGTATCCCGGTTCGAGGACAGGGAAATGCAGCCGGGACCGATCGCCGCGCGTTGTCGTGAACTCTATTGGGGTTACGCGAAGAAAAACGCGGCGCTCTAG
- a CDS encoding dihydroneopterin aldolase translates to MKRREEPVARDLIGDNVTPLDVVRDAAPNAKPRSGYTVRIRDLVLNMFIGVHEFEKADPQRVKISVDLTLDYPEEGIGSHYSRVFCYETFIGRIRMIAEAGHVLLVEGFAERICELAFDDRRVLAVKVEVEKLDIFKDVGGVGTLIEKFRPES, encoded by the coding sequence ATGAAACGAAGGGAAGAGCCGGTGGCGAGAGACCTGATTGGCGATAATGTGACGCCGCTGGATGTGGTCCGCGATGCGGCCCCCAATGCGAAACCCCGTTCAGGCTACACGGTGCGTATCCGTGACCTCGTGCTCAACATGTTCATCGGCGTGCATGAGTTCGAAAAGGCGGACCCGCAGCGGGTCAAGATCTCGGTCGACCTGACCCTGGATTATCCGGAAGAGGGTATCGGCAGCCATTACAGCCGGGTCTTCTGTTACGAGACCTTCATCGGTCGTATCCGCATGATCGCCGAAGCGGGACATGTCCTGCTAGTCGAAGGGTTCGCGGAACGGATTTGCGAGCTCGCTTTCGATGATCGCCGCGTGCTGGCGGTAAAGGTCGAGGTCGAGAAGCTCGATATCTTCAAGGATGTCGGCGGCGTCGGCACCCTGATCGAGAAATTCCGTCCGGAAAGCTGA
- a CDS encoding NIPSNAP family protein, which translates to MLLDVRTYTCRPGSIKKHLEIYEKYGKAPQTKHLGQPLAYMVTETGNPNQYIHIWVYESAGDREAKRAAMWADPDWLTYTKHSAEFGGLVEQQNILMKPVDFFDIKT; encoded by the coding sequence ATGCTGCTCGACGTACGTACCTATACCTGCCGTCCCGGCTCCATCAAAAAACATCTCGAGATTTACGAGAAATACGGCAAGGCGCCGCAGACAAAGCATCTGGGCCAGCCGCTTGCCTACATGGTCACTGAAACCGGCAACCCGAACCAGTATATCCATATCTGGGTCTACGAGAGCGCGGGCGACCGCGAAGCCAAGCGGGCGGCCATGTGGGCCGATCCGGATTGGCTCACTTATACCAAGCACAGCGCGGAATTCGGCGGCCTTGTGGAACAGCAGAACATTCTGATGAAGCCGGTCGATTTCTTCGATATCAAAACCTGA
- a CDS encoding bifunctional UDP-sugar hydrolase/5'-nucleotidase yields MRAALHTLLLLTLFAVCGSPAYAEPLRLSIVHVNDWDRLDARDGAGGAAKIASIARYERDRVEAEGGQVLLTFGGDMLSPSLLSGFDKGAHMVALANAIGFDAAVLGNHEFDFGPDVLKQRLKEAKYPVLGSNISYKGKPGFPGAERSRLVTAGEYKIGLLGLTTTDTPSLSSSGPDVGFAPLAETAKEVVAELRKDGADLVIALTHAVYQKDLETLRQVAGIDILLGGHDHLVLVLYDGKQAILKSGSQGNFVGIMDLTVDRVEGRNGPQLVWQPSFSLINTTDVEPDPVLAAKVSAFSSKLDRELAIEVGVTEVALDTRRASVRSAENAFGNLIADAMRTATGADAAITNGGGIRGDTNYPAGRTLTRKDVLTELPFGNRTVTMRLKGSDLRAALENGVSQVEKGAGRFPHVSGISFAFDGRKPAGSRVSEVKVADTPLDLGKVYVIAVNDFIARGGDGYTAFEKGEIVVDASSARLMASQVIDYVQKSGGVKAGVEGRVRRLD; encoded by the coding sequence ATGCGCGCCGCGCTCCATACGTTACTGCTGCTCACGCTGTTCGCTGTTTGCGGGTCTCCGGCCTATGCGGAGCCGCTGCGTCTGTCGATCGTTCACGTGAATGACTGGGATCGGCTCGATGCAAGGGACGGGGCCGGTGGGGCCGCGAAGATCGCCAGTATTGCGCGTTACGAGCGTGATCGGGTCGAGGCCGAAGGCGGGCAGGTGCTGCTGACCTTCGGCGGCGACATGCTCTCGCCCTCCCTGTTGTCCGGCTTCGACAAGGGCGCCCATATGGTGGCCCTGGCAAATGCCATCGGTTTCGATGCGGCCGTACTCGGCAATCATGAATTCGATTTTGGCCCGGATGTCCTGAAGCAGCGTCTGAAGGAAGCCAAATATCCGGTCCTCGGCAGTAATATCTCCTACAAGGGCAAGCCCGGCTTTCCCGGTGCCGAGCGGTCGCGCCTGGTGACGGCGGGTGAGTACAAGATCGGGCTTCTCGGTCTGACCACGACCGATACGCCGAGCCTTTCGAGCTCCGGCCCCGATGTCGGTTTCGCGCCGCTCGCCGAAACGGCTAAGGAGGTCGTGGCGGAGCTGCGCAAGGACGGCGCGGACCTTGTCATCGCCCTGACCCACGCGGTTTATCAAAAAGATCTGGAGACGCTGCGTCAGGTGGCCGGTATCGACATTCTGCTCGGCGGTCACGACCACCTCGTTCTGGTGCTCTATGACGGAAAGCAGGCCATCCTGAAGTCCGGCAGCCAGGGTAATTTCGTCGGGATCATGGATCTCACCGTCGACCGGGTCGAGGGCCGGAACGGGCCGCAACTGGTCTGGCAACCGAGCTTCTCGCTAATCAATACAACAGATGTGGAACCGGACCCTGTCCTTGCGGCGAAAGTCTCGGCCTTTAGCTCAAAGCTGGACCGCGAACTTGCGATCGAAGTCGGTGTCACCGAGGTCGCGCTCGATACCCGTCGGGCCTCCGTGCGTTCGGCGGAAAACGCTTTCGGGAATCTGATTGCCGATGCGATGAGGACGGCGACAGGTGCCGATGCGGCGATCACAAACGGTGGCGGTATTCGCGGGGACACCAATTACCCGGCGGGCCGCACGTTGACCCGAAAGGATGTGCTGACGGAATTGCCCTTCGGCAACCGGACGGTGACCATGCGGCTGAAGGGATCGGACCTGCGCGCGGCCCTGGAAAACGGGGTCTCGCAGGTAGAGAAGGGGGCTGGCCGTTTTCCGCATGTTTCCGGCATCAGTTTTGCCTTTGACGGCCGCAAGCCAGCAGGCTCCCGGGTGTCTGAAGTGAAAGTCGCGGATACACCTCTCGATCTCGGCAAGGTCTACGTCATTGCAGTCAACGATTTCATCGCCAGAGGCGGTGATGGCTACACCGCTTTCGAGAAAGGCGAGATCGTCGTCGATGCAAGTTCGGCGCGCCTGATGGCAAGCCAGGTCATCGACTATGTCCAGAAGAGCGGTGGCGTCAAAGCCGGCGTTGAGGGACGGGTGCGCCGCCTGGACTGA